Below is a window of Bacillota bacterium DNA.
CCGGGGTGATGTTGGCCGGGAAGGTCACGGATCTCCTGGAGGCTTGGTTTAAGGTGGTAAGCGCCCTGGCACGCGAGCTCTCCGGGCGGCTGCCCCTGCCGCTGGGGTTAGGCTCCACGCCTGTCCAGGGGGCTTCTTTTGAGGCGATGGCTCGCGTGGTATCCCTGCTTCAGATCCCCGTGGCCCTTCGAGCGGCGGCCTGCAGCTACCTTGGAAACCTCGCGAGGCTGGCGTCGACTAAGGGGCTCGACACCTGGGGAGAGCTCTTAAGCTATTCCGTGGCCAACATGCTGATAACTGCTGCGTGCTTCCTTGCAGTATTCGCTCTGGTGAGATGGCTGCTGGTGACGGCGGTCCGGGGCATGTTCGGCGTCGACGACCGCGATTTCGCTCCCGGCGCGCTCGACCGCGCGGGAGGTTTGGCCCTGGGACTCGCCGTCGAGGGGCTGAAGTTGTTGATCCTGGTCGGGCTGGCGATGCCGGTCCTGTCGGGCATGGGCGTGTGGGGAGGCGCCAGGGATGCTATTGCCTCGTCCAGGATCGGCTCGTTCCTCCTGGAAATCTCGGCGGACATGTTTTCCTTGCTTCTCGGGCGCAGGACATAGGAATGTGCTTCAAATCGGCATGGCCGGTTCTTGAATCACCATCATGGCGGGAAGGGTCCGCGGCCAGCGCGGGGAGTGACCGGGTATGATGCCCTTGAAGATGGGGATCGGTGACGTCCTCAAACTCAAGAAGAAACATCCGTGCGGCAGCGACCTGTGGGAGGTCACCCGCACGGGGATGGATATCGGGATGCGCTGTCTCGGGTGTAACAGAAAGGTAATGGTCCCCCGGGCGAAGCTGGAGCGACGAGTGCGCCAGGTTATTCCGTTCAGCGAGATCCCGCCGGAAATAAAGGCGAAAATGGGTTGATACGGTGTCGTTTTCTTGCGGAATCGTTGGCTTGCCCAACGCCGGCAAATCCACCATCTTCAACGCTCTGACGGGGGCCGCGGCCCAGGTCGGCCCTTATCCCTTCACCACCATAGACAAGAATGTCGGCGTGGTACCGCTCCCCGACCCGCGTTTAGACCTGGTGGCTTCCGCTTTTGGATCCAGGACAAAAACCCCCAACACCATCCAGGTCGTGGAT
It encodes the following:
- a CDS encoding DUF951 domain-containing protein produces the protein MPLKMGIGDVLKLKKKHPCGSDLWEVTRTGMDIGMRCLGCNRKVMVPRAKLERRVRQVIPFSEIPPEIKAKMG